A stretch of Aureispira sp. CCB-E DNA encodes these proteins:
- a CDS encoding tetratricopeptide repeat protein yields the protein MKKMFYVAFVLLFFLQSNSFAQNKEKETVITTTGTSVVTSSSTDMYGGTTSPEASKHYQTAVEYFNKRDYDNAIKYYNKAIKKDPKFVEAYDNAAVLYRKSGNTEKAIEYNKKSIKIYPQGPMAHQNLALIYSIQGDFDAALKEYQTLAEINENDPESYFGMANIYMSQQKLDLALSNANKAVEIYKATDSHHLADGYLLTGYIYYYQKDDENAKKFLGFAKEKGAKLDPKLELQFFGDSKELEKEKDFVLETKADYLRYENDFISGVVYLMETPPNENKEQRKALEKFLIEWVIGSPTVSVEISEAISPYIKEAPEYLIIFLGGASVYQIKTRDLDDKYKSYIAGTELVIAFYEKNKKILGKNRAIEKLIKLQQKDKLADFIKEKSPQ from the coding sequence ATGAAAAAAATGTTTTATGTTGCCTTCGTTCTACTCTTCTTTTTACAGTCTAATTCATTTGCTCAAAACAAAGAAAAAGAAACAGTTATAACTACCACTGGCACCTCTGTTGTTACATCGTCTAGCACAGATATGTATGGAGGAACAACTTCTCCCGAAGCCAGTAAACATTATCAAACAGCTGTTGAATATTTTAATAAAAGAGATTATGATAATGCTATTAAATACTATAACAAGGCTATCAAAAAGGATCCTAAATTTGTAGAAGCTTATGATAATGCTGCCGTCCTTTATAGAAAAAGCGGAAATACAGAAAAGGCAATAGAATACAACAAAAAATCTATTAAAATTTATCCACAAGGCCCAATGGCTCACCAAAACTTAGCTTTAATCTATTCCATACAAGGCGATTTTGATGCTGCTTTAAAAGAATATCAAACTTTAGCAGAAATTAATGAAAATGATCCTGAAAGCTATTTTGGAATGGCCAATATTTATATGAGTCAACAAAAGTTGGATTTAGCTTTAAGCAATGCAAATAAAGCTGTTGAGATTTATAAAGCGACCGATTCTCATCATTTAGCAGATGGTTACTTACTAACAGGTTATATTTATTACTATCAGAAAGATGATGAAAATGCTAAAAAGTTTCTAGGTTTTGCCAAAGAAAAAGGAGCTAAATTAGACCCAAAGCTAGAATTGCAATTTTTTGGAGATTCCAAAGAGTTAGAAAAAGAAAAGGATTTTGTTCTTGAAACCAAGGCAGATTACTTACGCTATGAAAATGATTTTATTAGTGGAGTGGTTTATTTAATGGAAACTCCTCCTAACGAAAATAAAGAGCAACGAAAAGCACTTGAGAAATTCTTGATTGAATGGGTTATTGGCAGTCCTACTGTATCCGTAGAAATTTCTGAAGCCATCTCTCCTTACATTAAGGAAGCACCAGAATACTTGATTATCTTTTTAGGTGGTGCTTCGGTTTACCAAATTAAAACAAGAGATTTAGACGACAAATACAAAAGCTATATAGCAGGTACAGAATTGGTCATTGCTTTTTACGAGAAGAATAAGAAAATTTTAGGCAAGAATAGGGCAATTGAAAAATTAATCAAATTACAACAAAAAGACAAACTTGCTGACTTCATCAAAGAAAAAAGCCCACAGTAA
- a CDS encoding NAD(P)/FAD-dependent oxidoreductase, translated as METSFDIIICGAGPAGSTCALALGNTGLKVALIDKKGFPRDKICGDAVAPYVPNVLNTIHPSYKTSFEAFREKEIVTTLRVVAPNQKNIDLNFPKEGAISMRVHLDNFLFQHAQQLSNVTTFIGSAVSKVETDNDQAIAVLKNGQVLKAQIIIGCDGAQGIVSKQLTSNKVDLRHNSAAVRAYYRNVKDIPNKTFELHYLKDLMPGYFWIFPLPNGYANVGLGMLSKTVSDRKINLRKELTRIIETTPYLKKRFEAAELIDPPKGYGLPLGSRKVTISGQRFMLCGDAASLIDPLSGEGIGQAIISGRYAGWQAKKCFEQKDFSAKNMKAYNKMVYDKLWKEHKIHYFTQRAIANRPWLINSFANIASKNTFLMRLFQKAFW; from the coding sequence ATGGAAACGTCTTTTGACATTATTATTTGTGGTGCAGGACCAGCAGGAAGTACTTGTGCTTTGGCATTGGGAAACACAGGACTTAAAGTTGCATTAATTGACAAAAAGGGCTTTCCTAGAGATAAAATCTGTGGAGATGCTGTGGCACCTTATGTTCCTAATGTTTTAAATACCATTCATCCTAGTTATAAAACTTCGTTTGAAGCATTTAGGGAAAAAGAAATTGTTACAACCTTACGAGTTGTTGCGCCCAATCAAAAAAATATTGATTTAAATTTTCCTAAAGAGGGGGCTATTTCCATGCGTGTCCATTTGGACAACTTCTTATTTCAACATGCCCAGCAATTATCCAATGTCACTACTTTTATTGGCTCAGCAGTATCTAAAGTAGAGACAGACAATGACCAAGCTATCGCCGTATTAAAAAACGGTCAAGTGCTAAAAGCTCAAATCATCATAGGCTGTGATGGCGCTCAAGGGATTGTATCCAAACAACTAACTAGCAATAAAGTTGATTTGAGGCACAACTCTGCCGCTGTCCGTGCTTACTATCGAAATGTAAAAGATATTCCTAACAAGACGTTTGAACTACATTATTTAAAAGACTTGATGCCTGGCTATTTTTGGATTTTTCCTTTGCCTAATGGTTATGCTAATGTCGGCTTAGGAATGCTTTCTAAAACAGTTAGCGACAGAAAAATCAATCTCCGTAAAGAGTTAACTCGTATCATTGAGACGACGCCTTACCTAAAAAAGCGTTTTGAAGCAGCAGAATTAATTGATCCTCCCAAAGGCTATGGTCTTCCTTTGGGGTCTAGAAAAGTTACGATTTCTGGACAACGTTTTATGCTTTGTGGAGATGCTGCCTCCTTAATTGATCCGTTGTCGGGAGAAGGAATTGGACAAGCAATTATTTCTGGGCGTTACGCAGGATGGCAAGCTAAAAAATGCTTTGAACAAAAAGATTTCTCCGCTAAAAATATGAAAGCTTATAACAAAATGGTCTATGATAAGCTATGGAAAGAACATAAAATACACTACTTTACACAGCGAGCAATTGCCAATCGACCGTGGTTAATCAATAGCTTTGCAAATATCGCTTCAAAAAATACTTTCCTTATGCGTCTTTTTCAAAAGGCATTTTGGTAA
- a CDS encoding biotin carboxylase N-terminal domain-containing protein yields MIQSILIANRGEIATRIIKTCRRLGIRSIAVYSEPDQNLPFVHDADEAIALGGKSAKESYLVQDKIIAAAKRTQADAIHPGFGFLSEQADFALRCQKEGLIFIGPNADAIQKMGLKSTAKAIMQEHGVPTIPGYQGEHQSLDQLIQEANRIGYPVLIKAVAGGGGKGMRIAYQENEIKSALLAAQQEAQNSFGNSSVILERYFKNARHIEFQIFGDQQGNVLHLLERECSIQRRYQKVIEESPSPSLSNQLRTAMGNAAVLAAKAINYDNAGTVEFILTEEQEFFFLEVNTRLQVEHPVTEMITGLDLVEWQILVAEGQPLPLQQEAVSSHGYAIECRLYAEDPSDNFFPSVGKILHWKTANIDGVRYEVGVQSGSEVGIYYDPMLAKIIAHGANRSTAIRKMQYALKHLKCLGVLTNQTFLLALMQNKAVQVGAYHTNFIEQEFDFQKLATQAAEGETIALIASLLYRWQQRQQKRTLIPTLASGWRNNFYQPQQESYLVKEVPIVVHYQYQNTAFDINIQTKNYNVKLISHTHKTLSIAINGWQHKVHIESLDHDYYIHHLNYGQLKTTLIPQFPIIESEKAKGDYLAPMPSEVLKINVEVGQQIQEGQALITLLSMKMENTIVAQENGCIEEILVTEGSAIAKGTLLLRIKEQ; encoded by the coding sequence ATGATACAATCTATCTTAATTGCCAATAGAGGAGAAATTGCTACTCGAATTATCAAAACATGTCGCCGTTTAGGGATTAGAAGTATTGCCGTTTATTCAGAACCTGATCAGAATTTACCTTTTGTACACGATGCTGACGAAGCCATTGCATTAGGTGGCAAATCCGCCAAAGAATCCTATTTAGTTCAAGATAAAATCATTGCTGCGGCCAAAAGAACTCAAGCCGATGCGATTCATCCTGGATTTGGTTTTTTATCAGAACAGGCTGATTTTGCGCTTCGATGCCAAAAAGAAGGGCTTATTTTTATTGGTCCTAATGCTGATGCCATCCAAAAAATGGGCTTAAAATCTACCGCAAAAGCCATCATGCAAGAGCATGGTGTTCCAACCATTCCGGGCTACCAAGGCGAGCACCAATCTCTAGACCAGTTAATTCAAGAAGCCAATCGGATTGGTTACCCCGTTCTAATCAAAGCAGTTGCTGGAGGCGGTGGCAAGGGAATGCGTATTGCTTATCAAGAAAACGAAATCAAGTCTGCCTTACTCGCTGCTCAACAAGAAGCTCAAAATAGTTTTGGCAATTCAAGCGTTATCTTAGAACGATATTTCAAAAATGCTAGGCATATTGAATTTCAAATTTTTGGAGATCAACAGGGCAATGTCTTGCATTTATTAGAACGAGAATGTAGTATACAGCGCCGCTATCAAAAAGTCATCGAGGAAAGCCCTTCCCCTAGCTTATCGAATCAGCTTAGAACAGCAATGGGAAACGCAGCTGTTTTAGCTGCTAAAGCAATTAATTATGATAATGCTGGTACAGTAGAGTTTATCTTAACAGAAGAGCAGGAGTTCTTTTTTTTAGAGGTCAATACTCGTCTACAAGTAGAGCATCCTGTTACGGAAATGATCACAGGGCTTGATTTGGTAGAATGGCAAATACTTGTTGCTGAAGGACAGCCTTTGCCCCTCCAACAAGAAGCTGTAAGTAGTCACGGTTATGCCATAGAATGCCGTTTGTATGCTGAAGATCCTAGTGATAACTTCTTCCCTTCTGTGGGTAAAATTTTACATTGGAAAACAGCCAATATAGATGGGGTTCGATATGAGGTTGGGGTTCAATCAGGGTCAGAAGTTGGCATCTACTATGACCCTATGCTAGCAAAAATTATTGCACATGGAGCAAATCGTTCTACCGCTATTCGAAAAATGCAATATGCCTTAAAACACTTAAAATGCCTTGGTGTGCTTACCAATCAAACCTTTCTATTAGCCTTGATGCAAAATAAGGCTGTCCAAGTAGGGGCTTATCATACTAATTTTATTGAGCAGGAATTTGACTTTCAAAAACTAGCCACTCAAGCAGCAGAAGGAGAAACGATTGCGCTCATTGCTTCCTTATTGTATCGTTGGCAACAAAGGCAACAAAAACGCACCTTAATTCCTACTTTAGCATCGGGTTGGCGTAACAACTTTTATCAACCTCAACAAGAATCCTATTTGGTAAAAGAGGTTCCTATTGTAGTTCATTATCAATATCAAAATACAGCTTTTGATATAAACATTCAAACGAAAAACTATAATGTTAAACTCATCAGCCATACACACAAAACCTTGTCTATTGCTATTAATGGGTGGCAGCACAAGGTACACATAGAGTCATTGGATCATGATTATTATATTCATCATTTGAATTATGGTCAACTAAAAACAACCTTAATACCCCAATTCCCCATTATTGAATCAGAAAAAGCAAAAGGTGATTATTTGGCTCCCATGCCCAGCGAGGTATTAAAGATTAATGTTGAGGTTGGGCAGCAGATTCAAGAAGGGCAAGCACTTATTACATTGCTTTCTATGAAAATGGAAAACACAATCGTTGCCCAAGAAAATGGTTGTATCGAGGAAATTTTAGTAACAGAAGGAAGCGCTATTGCTAAAGGGACTTTATTATTAAGAATCAAAGAACAATAG
- a CDS encoding acyl-CoA carboxylase subunit beta has product MRPIKSAIQTNAPSYQDNYEQMSKLVEELNGYLQKSLFQGKEKHLQKAKNSGKLLARERIELLLDQDSFFLELLPLIGLQGEGFGPGGTAVCGIGLVMGRLCMINANVGSNRGGSIDKATLEKSIRMSEIAVENGLPVINLVESSGANLPEQEQIFNYGGTIFREITRRSRKGFPTISVVFGNSTAGGAYIPGMSDYTIMVKKKAKVFLAGPPLVKMATNEITDDESLGGAEMHSTISGVSDYLAENEQDAIRLAREVVEQLKAPSATIPTKTTVQPPLYDTEELLGIVPADIRKPIDARELIARIVDGSCFSEFKPNYGTTLITGYAEIHGYKIGIIANNGVILSESANKATHFIQLCNRNNIPLLYLQNTTGFMVGRAYEEGGIIKDGAKMLNAVSNSDVPTITIMIGASYGAGNYAMNGRAYQPRFLFSYPNSKIAVMGPQQLSGVMEIIQRAAAKKAGVEYNEAQAAQLRQYMIQQVEQSSTAWYSTSQGWDDGVIDPRETRNYLAVCLATIHNQPIKGTTDYGVFRM; this is encoded by the coding sequence ATGCGTCCAATTAAAAGTGCTATTCAGACAAACGCCCCAAGCTATCAAGACAATTATGAACAGATGTCCAAACTAGTCGAAGAACTTAATGGATATCTTCAAAAAAGTTTGTTTCAAGGAAAAGAAAAACACCTTCAAAAAGCTAAAAATTCAGGAAAGCTATTAGCTAGGGAACGAATAGAATTACTTCTAGATCAAGACAGTTTCTTTTTAGAATTATTGCCTTTAATTGGTCTTCAAGGAGAAGGATTTGGTCCTGGTGGAACAGCTGTGTGTGGCATAGGTTTGGTCATGGGACGTTTGTGCATGATTAATGCCAATGTGGGAAGCAATAGAGGTGGTTCGATTGATAAAGCTACCCTAGAAAAAAGCATTCGCATGAGCGAGATTGCAGTAGAAAATGGGTTGCCTGTCATTAATTTGGTCGAATCTTCTGGAGCAAATCTTCCTGAACAGGAACAAATTTTTAACTATGGAGGAACCATTTTTAGAGAAATTACAAGACGTTCCCGCAAAGGCTTTCCCACGATTTCTGTAGTTTTTGGAAACAGCACCGCAGGGGGTGCCTATATTCCTGGTATGTCTGACTATACCATTATGGTCAAAAAGAAAGCAAAAGTTTTCTTAGCAGGTCCTCCGCTTGTCAAAATGGCCACTAACGAAATTACTGACGACGAGTCTCTAGGAGGGGCAGAAATGCATAGCACCATTTCAGGTGTTTCAGATTATCTAGCAGAAAACGAGCAGGATGCCATTCGATTAGCACGAGAAGTCGTAGAACAATTAAAAGCGCCTTCGGCAACAATCCCAACAAAAACAACCGTACAACCTCCTTTATACGACACAGAAGAATTGTTAGGCATTGTTCCTGCCGACATTCGAAAACCTATTGATGCAAGAGAACTTATTGCTCGTATTGTTGATGGTTCTTGCTTTTCTGAATTCAAACCCAATTATGGCACTACCTTAATTACAGGCTATGCAGAAATTCATGGGTACAAAATAGGCATTATTGCCAATAATGGGGTTATTTTATCCGAGTCAGCCAATAAAGCAACGCATTTTATACAGTTGTGCAATCGCAATAATATTCCGTTACTTTATCTTCAAAATACAACTGGATTTATGGTTGGACGAGCTTACGAAGAAGGGGGCATTATCAAAGATGGTGCAAAAATGCTTAATGCAGTTTCTAACAGTGATGTTCCAACGATTACGATTATGATTGGTGCTTCTTATGGAGCTGGTAATTATGCTATGAATGGGCGTGCTTATCAACCTAGGTTTTTATTTTCTTACCCCAACTCCAAAATTGCCGTTATGGGACCTCAACAGCTCAGTGGTGTTATGGAAATTATACAACGAGCAGCCGCCAAAAAGGCAGGGGTAGAATACAATGAAGCGCAAGCTGCTCAGCTGCGACAATATATGATTCAACAAGTTGAACAATCCTCTACCGCTTGGTATTCTACCTCTCAAGGTTGGGACGATGGTGTTATAGACCCTAGGGAAACACGCAATTATCTAGCCGTTTGCTTGGCAACCATCCACAATCAACCCATCAAAGGAACAACAGATTATGGCGTCTTTAGAATGTAA
- a CDS encoding arsenate reductase family protein, with translation MKKVYYLSTCSTCKRILSEVDTTDFELQDLKKEALSEEQVEELRQQTESYESLINRRATKYKEMGLKDKNLSEEDYKELLLSHYTFLKRPVFVFEEAIFVGNAKKTVEALKDYLA, from the coding sequence ATGAAAAAAGTATATTATTTGAGCACTTGTAGTACCTGCAAGCGCATTTTGTCGGAAGTAGATACTACTGATTTTGAATTACAAGATCTAAAAAAAGAAGCCTTGTCAGAAGAGCAGGTGGAAGAACTTAGACAACAAACGGAGTCTTACGAATCTTTGATCAATCGAAGAGCTACCAAATACAAAGAAATGGGATTGAAAGACAAGAACTTGTCAGAAGAAGACTACAAAGAGTTATTATTGTCTCACTACACATTTCTAAAACGACCTGTATTTGTGTTTGAAGAGGCTATTTTTGTTGGCAATGCAAAGAAAACAGTGGAGGCATTAAAGGATTATTTGGCATAA
- a CDS encoding hotdog fold thioesterase, translating into MKIDINFIKNIVEEQIPIHKFLNLKLVEIRSGYAKVKVPFQEMVLGDIVRRRWHGGMLSTIMDSVGGIVGMTHLTSFEDKMATIDLRVDYLKGAKEEGIVVEGEIVRLGNRILVTRMKVWNEAETEVLAEGKGVYNFIRMKDKSIIEAN; encoded by the coding sequence ATGAAAATCGATATTAATTTTATTAAAAACATTGTAGAAGAACAAATTCCTATTCACAAATTTCTGAATCTAAAACTCGTTGAAATTCGCAGTGGGTATGCGAAAGTAAAAGTCCCTTTTCAAGAAATGGTTTTGGGAGATATTGTTCGTAGAAGGTGGCATGGTGGCATGCTATCCACTATCATGGACTCCGTTGGCGGAATTGTTGGCATGACTCATTTGACTTCTTTTGAGGACAAAATGGCGACCATTGATTTGCGTGTAGATTACCTCAAAGGTGCCAAAGAAGAAGGCATTGTTGTAGAGGGGGAAATTGTGCGTCTAGGAAATCGGATTTTAGTAACACGAATGAAGGTTTGGAATGAAGCAGAAACCGAAGTCCTTGCAGAAGGAAAAGGTGTCTACAACTTTATCCGCATGAAAGACAAAAGCATCATAGAAGCTAATTAA